Proteins found in one Plasmodium gaboni strain SY75 chromosome 13, whole genome shotgun sequence genomic segment:
- a CDS encoding hypothetical protein (conserved Plasmodium protein, unknown function), whose translation MEDILDNNEIKKSLQKQINEVMDENEKQYNEMKEYIENEKKQIEIMKNKTKEKKISINRLNHEIEANTVLVTELKESVMEEEKKLEEYPKLISEINNKLNLILKNFDSSKSEYNTVKLHKDYIQGEWKKKLETLYKLLGFEIILQDDKIVIEFSNIQDSEPQKKYRATLVLKNGIYEVIETNPRINKFEDFVDSLNKGLPFTTFCCLLRRSFKELK comes from the exons atGGAAGATATATTAGATAACAATGAGATAAAGAAGTCTTTacaaaaacaaataaatgaagttatggatgaaaatgaaaaacaatataatgagatgaaagaatatatagaaaatgaaaaaa AGCAAATAGAAATTATGAAGAATAAAActaaagaaaaaaagatatCAATAAATCGATTAAATCATG AAATTGAGGCTAACACCGTATTAGTCACAGAATTGAAGGAAAGCGTAATG GAGgaggaaaaaaaattagaagAATATCCCAAATTAATTTCTGAgattaataataaattaaatttgatattaaaaaatttcGATTCGTCTAAATCTG aATATAATACGGTTAAATTACATAAGGATTATATTCAAGGTgaatggaaaaaaaaactaGAAACCTTATATAAGCTTTTAGGGtttgaaataatattacaaG ATGATAAAATCGTTATAGAGTTTTCAAATATTCAAGATTCCGAACCACAAAAGAAATATCGAGCAACTCTTGTTTTGAAAAATGGAATATATGAAG tCATTGAAACAAACCCAcgtataaataaatttgaAGACTTTGTCGACAGTTTAAATAAAGGATTACCCTTCACTACTTTTTGTTGTCTACTAAGACGATCatttaaagaattaaaataa